In Macadamia integrifolia cultivar HAES 741 chromosome 12, SCU_Mint_v3, whole genome shotgun sequence, the following are encoded in one genomic region:
- the LOC122058103 gene encoding cellulose synthase-like protein D3 encodes MASKKFQPNRSTLSIASDASETQGGKPPLPPHVTFARRTLSGRYVRYSRESNDDLDSELSSAEYMNYTVHIPPSPDNQPFDPSISQKVEEQYVSSSLFTGGFNSVTRAHLMDKVSESEANHPQMAGAKGSSCAIHGCDGKAMSDERGQDVLPCECDFKICRDCYIDAVKTGGAVCPGCKEPYNATDLDEIPVDRRPLSLPPPAGMSKMERRLSLMKSTKSMLMRSQTGDFDHNRWLFETKGTYGYGNAIWPKEGPFSDDKDDGIHEPEELITKPWRPLTRKLKIPAAVISPYRLLIFVRMVVLSLFLMWRIKHKNHDAIWLWGMSVVCEIWFAFSWLLDQLPKFNPINRSTDLAVLKEKFETPGPYNPTGKSDLPGIDVFVSTADPEKEPPLVTANTILSILAADYPVEKLACYVSDDGGALLTFEAMAEGASFANLWVPFCRKHNIEPRNPESYFNLKRDPYKNKVRPDFVKDRRRVKREYDEFKVRINGLPDSIRRRSDAYHAREEIKAMKLQRQNARDDETVEPIKVPKATWMADGTHWPGTWLHPSAQHSKGDHAGIIQVMLKPPSDEPLQVTSDDSKLLDLIDVDIRLPLLVYVSREKRPGYDHNKKAGAMNALVRASAIMSNGPFILNLDCDHYIYNSQAMREGMCFMMDRGGDRLCYVQFPQRFEGIDPSDRYANHNTVFFDVNMRALDGLQGPVYVGTGCLFRRIALYGFDPPRSKDHNPGFCSCCLGRRKRKVSVANTPEENRALRMGDDDDEEMNLASFPKKFGNSSFLVDSIPVAEFQGRPLADHPAVKNGRPPGALTIPRDLLDASTVAEAISVISCWYEDKTEWGHRVGWIYGSVTEDVVTGYRMHNRGWKSVYCVTKRDAFRGTAPINLTDRLHQVLRWATGSVEIFFSRNNALLASSKMKILQRIAYLNVGIYPFTSVFLIVYCFLPALSLYSGQFIVQTLNVTFLVYLLTITLTLCMLAILEIRWSGIELEEWWRNEQFWLIGGTSAHLAAVLQGLLKVVAGIEISFTLTSKSAGDDLDDEFADLYIVKWTSLMIPPITIIMVNLIAIAVGFSRTIYSTIPQWSKLLGGVFFSFWVLAHLYPFAKGLMGRRGRTPTIVYVWSGLIAITISLLWVAIKPPSGNTTIGGSFQFP; translated from the exons ATGGCGTCCAAAAAGTTCCAGCCAAACAGATCGACTCTATCGATAGCATCCGATGCTTCTGAAACACAAGGAGGAAAGCCTCCTCTTCCTCCACATGTCACCTTCGCTCGGAGAACTTTGTCGGGGCGCTACGTTAGGTACTCGAGAGAATCAAATGATGACCTTGATAGTGAACTTAGCAGTGCTGAATACATGAACTATACTGTGCACATACCACCAAGTCCCGATAACCAGCCCTTTGATCCATCCATCTCACAGAAGGTTGAAGAACAGTATGTGTCAAGTTCTCTTTTCACTGGTGGGTTCAACAGTGTTACTCGAGCTCATCTCATGGATAAGGTGAGTGAATCTGAAGCAAACCATCCCCAGATGGCTGGTGCCAAGGGATCTTCTTGTGCTATACATGGGTGTGATGGGAAAGCCATGAGTGATGAACGAGGACAAGACGTCCTTCCCTGTGAATGCGATTTTAAGATATGCAGGGATTGCTATATAGATGCTGTTAAGACGGGTGGTGCAGTATGCCCAGGGTGCAAGGAGCCTTATAATGCTACAGATTTAGATGAGATACCTGTGGATCGACGGCCATTATCATTGCCACCACCAGCTGGGATGTCGAAGATGGAAAGGAGATTATCTTTGATGAAATCAACCAAATCTATGTTAATGAGGAGCCAGACTGGGGATTTTGATCATAACCGTTGGCTATTTGAAACCAAGGGGACATATGGGTACGGGAATGCTATATGGCCTAAAGAGGGGCCTTTTTCTGATGACAAGGATGATGGAATTCATGAGCCTGAAGAACTGATCACTAAACCTTGGAGGCCACTTACACGCAAACTAAAGATCCCTGCTGCAGTTATCAGTCCATATAG GCTCCTAATTTTTGTTCGAATGGTTGTGCTTTCCCTGTTTCTGATGTGGAGGATTAAACACAAAAATCATGATGCAATCTGGCTATGGGGAATGTCCGTGGTCTGCGAAATCTGGTTTGCCTTCTCCTGGCTGCTTGATCAGCTTCCGAAGTTCAACCCTATTAACCGCTCTACGGATCTTGCTGTgttgaaagagaaatttgaaacACCTGGCCCCTACAATCCCACTGGAAAATCTGATCTCCCAGGCATAGATGTCTTTGTCTCCACTGCAGATCCAGAGAAAGAGCCACCTCTGGTCACTGCAAACACCATTCTTTCAATTCTTGCTGCTGATTACCCTGTTGAAAAGCTTGCTTGCTATGTTTCTGATGATGGTGGTGCCCTTCTTACATTTGAGGCTATGGCTGAAGGCGCAAGTTTTGCCAATCTTTGGGTCCCATTCTGCCGGAAACATAACATAGAACCCAGGAATCCAGAGTCTTATTTTAATCTGAAGAGAGATCCTTATAAGAACAAGGTGCGCCCTGATTTTGTCAAGGACCGCAGAAGAGTTAAACGTGAGTATGATGAGTTCAAGGTCCGGATTAATGGCCTTCCTGATTCTATTCGTCGCCGTTCTGATGCCTATCATGCTCGGGAGGAGATCAAAGCCATGAAACTGCAGAGACAAAATGCAAGAGATGATGAAACTGTGGAACCTATTAAGGTCCCAAAAGCAACTTGGATGGCTGATGGAACACACTGGCCTGGCACTTGGTTGCATCCTTCGGCCCAACACTCAAAGGGTGATCATGCTGGTATCATACAG GTGATGTTGAAGCCTCCCAGCGATGAACCATTACAAGTCACTTCTGACGATAGCAAGCTCCTTGATCTCATTGATGTTGATATCCGTCTCCCCTTGCTTGTCTATGTTTCCCGTGAGAAACGTCCAGGCTATGatcacaacaagaaagctgggGCCATGAATGCCCTTGTTCGAGCCTCCGCCATAATGTCCAATGGTCCCTTCATCCTTAACCTCGATTGTGACCACTACATCTACAACTCCCAGGCAATGAGAGAAGGCATGTGCTTCATGATGGACCGTGGTGGTGATCGCCTTTGTTATGTGCAATTCCCTCAGAGGTTTGAGGGTATCGATCCCTCTGATCGATATGCCAACCATAATACTGTCTTCTTTGATGTTAACATGCGTGCGCTTGATGGTCTTCAAGGTCCTGTATATGTAGGAACTGGATGCCTTTTCCGTAGGATTGCCCTCTATGGCTTTGACCCACCTCGATCAAAAGATCACAACCCTGGTTTCTGTAGCTGCTGTTTGGGCCGTCGCAAGCGAAAGGTATCAGTTGCCAATACCCCTGAAGAGAATCGGGCCCTTCGAAtgggagatgatgatgatgaagaaatgAACTTAGCTTCGTTTCCCAAAAAGTTTGGCAACTCATCCTTCCTCGTTGATTCAATCCCTGTTGCAGAGTTCCAAGGTCGGCCCCTTGCTGATCACCCAGCAGTGAAGAATGGACGTCCTCCAGGTGCTCTAACAATTCCTCGTGACCTTCTTGATGCTTCTACAGTTGCAGAGGCAATCAGCGTCATCTCGTGCTGGTATGAGGACAAAACTGAGTGGGGCCACCGTGTGGGGTGGATTTATGGGTCTGTGACAGAAGATGTTGTCACAGGATACAGGATGCACAACAGGGGATGGAAATCTGTTTATTGTGTGACCAAGCGTGATGCCTTCCGTGGGACTGCTCCAATCAATCTTACTGATAGGCTTCACCAGGTGCTACGGTGGGCCACTGGCTCTGTTGAGATTTTTTTCTCTCGCAATAATGCTCTTCTGGCCAGCTCAAAAATGAAGATTCTGCAGAGGATTGCCTACCTCAATGTCGGAATCTATCCCTTCACCTCTGTCTTTCTTATTGTTTACTGCTTCCTTCCAGCACTCTCCCTCTACTCTGGCCAGTTCATCGTGCAGACCCTCAATGTCACATTCCTTGTTTACCTGCTGACCATCACTTTGACTCTTTGCATGCTTGCTATACTTGAGATCAGGTGGTCAGGCATTGAGCTAGAGGAATGGTGGAGGAATGAGCAGTTCTGGCTAATTGGAGGCACCAGTGCCCACCTTGCCGCTGTGCTTCAAGGGCTATTGAAAGTGGTTGCTGGGATTGAGATCTCATTCACATTGACATCAAAGTCAGCTGGTGATGACTTGGATGATGAATTTGCTGACCTTTATATTGTGAAGTGGACATCTCTCATGATTCCGCCCATCACGATCATTATGGTCAACTTGATTGCTATTGCAGTTGGGTTCAGCCGGACCATTTACAGTACTATACCACAATGGAGCAAATTGCTAGGTGGGGTATTCTTCAGTTTCTGGGTCTTGGCTCATCTTTACCCTTTTGCCAAAGGTTTGatgggaagaagagggagaactCCCACCATCGTGTATGTCTGGTCAGGCCTCATCGCAATCACCATTTCCCTCCTTTGGGTGGCAATCAAGCCCCCTTCCGGTAACACTACTATTGGAGGGTCATTCCAGTTCCCATAA